Proteins from a single region of Haloplanus sp. GDY1:
- a CDS encoding S1C family serine protease has translation MSSATVSRRTLLRTVPLVAAGLAGCTGSVGGGGRIDVDQPGTVSRITQLDKAAVVHIQSVVRGTAVWPSYTLAEAGTGGGGSLVGTWQTPGETVTFAENGQFSGTFAGGGGFQGLYSVQGDVLLLQYTSPVQTTVQYRYAMSGNTLQVTGPDGSSFQYQRLGAESGTGGDLLSRVATLEITRETGGTGRIERQAVQTGASGSGFIVTPDGYIVTNAHVVFTGQDPQQMLLQSLAGSLQQELVEEVSAYYEIPQAEREQVIRILFTKLLTYFQQNGQITDVSTDHFVLNGVAAPGENLQVRAWPAVKKKEGTVYQTVGGAVTWGRDVAVLKVERDNLPTVTLGDSDTVEVGEEVFIIGYPGFQLEQFFNADETLEPTVTQGVVSAKRTLRTGIEAIQTDAAINHGNSGGPVYNMDGEVIGLATFGAGPEVGIEAIKFAMPINLATEYLRELNVENSSGEMDRAYEEGLDAYWRGDCRTATARLEDALVLYPGHPYAGEYINACRRATGNA, from the coding sequence GTGTCGTCAGCTACCGTTTCACGCAGAACGCTGCTCCGCACCGTGCCGCTGGTCGCGGCCGGACTCGCCGGCTGTACGGGTAGTGTCGGCGGCGGCGGGCGGATCGACGTCGACCAGCCCGGAACCGTCTCGCGGATCACTCAGTTGGACAAGGCGGCGGTCGTACACATCCAGTCGGTCGTCCGCGGGACGGCGGTCTGGCCGTCGTACACGCTCGCCGAGGCCGGTACCGGCGGCGGTGGCTCCCTCGTCGGCACCTGGCAGACGCCGGGCGAGACTGTCACCTTCGCCGAGAACGGCCAGTTCAGCGGGACATTCGCCGGCGGCGGCGGATTCCAAGGCCTGTACTCCGTCCAGGGCGACGTACTCCTCCTGCAGTACACCTCGCCCGTCCAGACGACGGTGCAGTACCGGTACGCCATGTCGGGGAACACGCTCCAGGTTACGGGCCCCGACGGGTCGTCGTTCCAGTATCAGCGTCTCGGTGCCGAGTCCGGAACCGGCGGCGACCTTCTCTCGCGGGTCGCGACCCTCGAAATCACCCGTGAAACGGGCGGTACGGGCCGTATCGAGCGCCAGGCGGTCCAGACCGGCGCGAGCGGATCGGGATTCATCGTCACGCCCGACGGCTACATCGTGACGAACGCCCACGTCGTCTTCACGGGACAGGACCCCCAGCAGATGCTCCTCCAGAGCCTGGCTGGTTCCCTCCAGCAAGAACTCGTCGAGGAGGTGTCGGCGTACTACGAGATTCCGCAGGCCGAACGCGAACAGGTGATACGGATCCTCTTTACGAAACTGCTGACGTACTTCCAGCAGAACGGACAGATCACGGACGTCTCGACGGACCACTTCGTCCTGAACGGCGTCGCCGCGCCGGGCGAGAACCTGCAGGTCAGGGCGTGGCCCGCGGTGAAAAAGAAGGAGGGAACGGTCTACCAGACGGTGGGTGGCGCGGTCACCTGGGGCCGGGACGTTGCCGTCCTCAAGGTCGAACGGGACAACCTGCCGACGGTCACGCTCGGGGACTCGGACACCGTCGAAGTCGGGGAAGAAGTGTTCATCATCGGCTATCCGGGGTTCCAGCTCGAACAGTTCTTCAACGCCGACGAGACGCTCGAACCCACCGTCACGCAGGGCGTGGTGAGCGCGAAGCGGACCTTGCGAACGGGAATCGAGGCCATCCAGACCGACGCCGCCATCAACCACGGCAACAGCGGCGGCCCCGTCTACAACATGGACGGCGAGGTCATCGGCCTGGCGACGTTCGGCGCCGGCCCCGAAGTCGGTATCGAGGCCATCAAGTTCGCCATGCCGATCAACCTCGCAACCGAGTACCTGCGGGAACTCAACGTGGAGAACTCCTCGGGCGAGATGGACCGGGCGTACGAGGAGGGCCTCGACGCCTACTGGCGGGGCGACTGCCGGACGGCGACTGCTCGGCTGGAAGACGCGTTGGTGCTCTATCCCGGTCATCCGTACGCCGGGGAGTACATCAACGCCTGCAGACGAGCGACCGGGAACGCCTGA
- a CDS encoding DUF5811 family protein produces MNGNTPYGGAPGVVDAGKVSTDVELTRDQRQSLQRAVAGIVSRTRSYLPDSYTVGSELSYGSEGPTATVAVRPPAGHPVSAGFTPDLDDLEAGIGSDERDEVARGLAASAALQVMDAVGDGITPTAR; encoded by the coding sequence ATGAATGGAAACACGCCGTACGGAGGTGCGCCCGGGGTCGTCGACGCCGGAAAGGTATCGACGGACGTCGAACTCACGCGGGATCAACGACAGTCCCTCCAGCGTGCCGTGGCGGGAATCGTCTCGCGGACGCGGTCCTACCTGCCCGACAGTTACACCGTCGGCTCGGAACTGTCCTACGGGTCGGAGGGGCCGACGGCGACCGTCGCCGTCCGACCCCCCGCGGGACACCCGGTCAGCGCCGGGTTCACGCCGGATCTCGACGACCTCGAAGCGGGAATCGGGTCCGACGAACGCGACGAGGTGGCGCGCGGACTGGCCGCGAGCGCCGCCCTGCAGGTGATGGACGCCGTCGGCGACGGCATCACGCCGACCGCTCGCTGA
- the pan2 gene encoding proteasome-activating nucleotidase Pan2, with the protein MSRSPSLPDRPRLDLDPEMSDAERLDAIRQHYERMVRVNEELSERLDETDERREELMEEVDHLKRRNEVLKTSSLYVATVEEVADEGTIIKQHGNNQEVLTEPSPRIRKELAAGDRVAVNDSFSVQTVLDDETDSRAQAMEVEESPSVTYDDIGGIDDQVREVREAVEDPLLTPELFEEVGVDPPSGVLLHGPPGTGKTMLAKAVANETDATFIKMAGSELVRKFIGEGSRLVRDLFELAAERQPAVIFIDEIDAVAAKRTDSKTSGDAEVQRTMMQLLSEMDGFDDRGEVRIMAATNRFDMLDEAILRPGRFDRLIEVPKPGAEGRAQILRIHTRDMNVADDVAFADLAEDLDDYSGADIASLATEAGMFAIRDDRTEVRMADFLDAKAKIEDNEDSGPVMAFTDYQY; encoded by the coding sequence ATGTCACGGAGTCCGTCGCTCCCGGATCGGCCGCGACTCGACCTCGATCCGGAGATGTCAGACGCGGAGCGTCTCGACGCCATCCGCCAGCATTACGAACGCATGGTCCGCGTCAACGAGGAACTCTCGGAGCGCCTCGACGAAACCGACGAACGGCGAGAGGAACTCATGGAGGAGGTCGACCACCTCAAGCGCCGCAACGAGGTGTTGAAGACCTCGTCGCTGTACGTCGCCACCGTCGAGGAGGTGGCCGACGAGGGGACGATCATCAAACAGCACGGCAACAACCAGGAGGTGCTGACGGAGCCGTCGCCGCGCATCCGCAAGGAACTCGCGGCGGGCGACCGCGTGGCGGTCAACGACTCCTTCAGCGTCCAGACCGTCCTCGACGACGAGACCGACTCCCGCGCACAGGCGATGGAGGTCGAGGAGTCGCCGTCGGTCACCTACGACGACATCGGCGGCATCGACGACCAGGTTCGGGAGGTCCGCGAGGCCGTCGAGGACCCGCTTCTCACCCCGGAACTGTTCGAGGAGGTCGGCGTCGACCCGCCCTCGGGGGTCCTCCTGCACGGTCCGCCGGGGACCGGCAAGACGATGCTCGCGAAGGCCGTCGCCAACGAGACGGACGCCACCTTCATCAAGATGGCCGGCTCCGAACTCGTCCGGAAGTTCATCGGCGAGGGCTCGCGGCTGGTGCGCGACCTGTTCGAACTCGCCGCGGAACGGCAGCCGGCGGTCATCTTCATCGACGAGATCGACGCCGTGGCGGCCAAGCGGACGGACTCGAAGACCTCCGGCGACGCCGAGGTCCAGCGGACGATGATGCAGTTGCTCTCCGAGATGGACGGCTTCGACGACCGGGGCGAGGTGCGCATCATGGCCGCCACCAACCGCTTCGACATGCTGGACGAGGCCATCCTCCGGCCGGGCCGGTTCGACCGCCTCATCGAGGTGCCGAAACCCGGCGCCGAGGGTCGGGCACAGATCCTCCGCATCCACACCCGCGACATGAACGTCGCCGACGACGTCGCGTTCGCGGACCTGGCCGAGGACCTCGACGACTACAGCGGCGCCGACATCGCCTCGCTCGCCACGGAGGCGGGGATGTTCGCCATCCGCGACGACCGCACCGAGGTCCGGATGGCGGACTTCCTCGACGCCAAGGCGAAAATCGAGGACAACGAGGACTCCGGCCCCGTGATGGCCTTCACCGACTACCAGTACTGA
- a CDS encoding YihY/virulence factor BrkB family protein yields MSPVDRGRELTETVIAVARQRQLTVLAAGLAYHAFNSLIPAVLLVFLGASVSQRFETLAFAVAAVTGIDAARLTAVLETLTEDPTGQLRAAAIAAVVFVWSAGQLLRAMRRAFVALYGDDARRSGSTVDTLAAVGLAFGTIALAILLVGVLGVSLAYVFTGWTWAVVSTVLLFVSLIGVFVPIYAILPRADVGVREALPGTVLAAASWTLSGVLFRLYAATAESVRLYGFVGGVLLFLTWLYAAALFLLLGVTLNAVVADRVTTVDRPGG; encoded by the coding sequence ATGAGTCCGGTGGACCGCGGGCGCGAACTGACCGAGACGGTGATCGCGGTGGCCCGGCAGCGCCAGTTGACGGTGCTGGCCGCCGGACTCGCGTATCACGCGTTCAACTCGCTGATCCCGGCGGTGTTGCTGGTGTTTCTCGGCGCCTCCGTCTCGCAGCGGTTCGAAACGCTCGCCTTCGCGGTCGCCGCGGTGACGGGCATCGACGCGGCCCGTCTCACCGCCGTCCTCGAAACGCTCACCGAGGACCCCACGGGCCAGTTGCGGGCGGCGGCCATCGCGGCGGTCGTGTTCGTCTGGAGCGCGGGGCAGTTACTGCGGGCGATGCGCCGGGCGTTCGTCGCGCTGTACGGGGACGACGCCCGCCGGTCGGGATCGACGGTCGACACGCTCGCCGCCGTCGGCCTCGCGTTCGGGACCATCGCGCTGGCGATCCTCCTGGTGGGCGTCCTGGGTGTGTCGCTGGCGTACGTGTTCACGGGGTGGACGTGGGCCGTCGTCAGCACGGTCCTGCTGTTCGTCTCCCTGATCGGAGTGTTCGTCCCCATCTACGCCATCCTCCCCCGCGCCGACGTCGGCGTCCGAGAGGCGCTCCCGGGGACGGTCCTCGCCGCGGCGTCGTGGACGCTGTCGGGCGTGCTGTTTCGCCTGTACGCGGCCACCGCCGAGAGCGTCCGTCTCTACGGGTTCGTCGGGGGCGTCCTCCTCTTTCTCACGTGGCTGTACGCGGCCGCCCTGTTCCTGTTGCTCGGCGTCACGCTGAACGCGGTGGTGGCCGACCGCGTGACCACCGTGGATCGACCCGGGGGGTGA
- a CDS encoding DUF1328 domain-containing protein translates to MIDPIHAASLAQPLQLFSGEFLQYAIVFFVLALIATVVGARGVAGISMEIARIFVFLFLVLAIVSIVL, encoded by the coding sequence GTGATCGACCCAATCCACGCCGCCTCGCTCGCCCAGCCGCTGCAGTTGTTCTCCGGGGAGTTCCTCCAGTACGCAATCGTCTTCTTCGTTCTCGCGCTCATCGCGACGGTCGTGGGGGCTCGCGGCGTCGCCGGTATCAGCATGGAAATCGCCCGCATCTTCGTGTTTCTCTTTCTCGTCCTGGCGATCGTCTCCATCGTCCTGTGA
- the pepF gene encoding oligoendopeptidase F, translating into MSSVPERSEIDAEDKWDLESIFATDEEWEAAVADVRDRVDDLADYEGRVTESPETLRELLDLREDVLRDVSKVSTYANLRSSEDTRESEYQAMSARAESLAADARSAVSFLEPELQELDRSELDAFVEADPALAEYEHYFDDVFRSKPHTRSKEVEELLADLSDVTDAASEVYSMLSNADMEFPTVEDSEGESVEISLGNFTKLQKRPNRAFRREVHEAFYDRWEEVRNGVGTALTKSVTTDVKLARARNYDTAREAALDGPNVPVEVYDTLVETVRENLDYLHRHADLKAEALGVEDLQMWDLYAPMAAGDPPEIPYERAVEHVVDAVEPLGAAYQERMAEGLDSRWVDVYENRGKRSGAFSAGTYDTQPFILLNYQDDVASMFTLAHELGHSMHSELTNEAQPWQYSSYDIFVAEVASTVNETLLTHHLLETVDDEAFRRHVLDEYLERFRSTLYRQTMFAEFELRIHEVIEEDGALTPDRFDELYRELKAEFYEPAVIDDRIAREWMRIPHFYYGYYVYQYSTGISAATAIVERIREEGEPAAADYREALRLGGSAYPLEVLETAGVDMRTSAPIEDALDVYGTYLDEMATLI; encoded by the coding sequence ATGAGTTCGGTTCCCGAACGCAGCGAAATCGACGCCGAGGACAAGTGGGATCTGGAGAGCATCTTCGCCACCGACGAGGAGTGGGAGGCGGCCGTCGCGGACGTGCGCGACCGGGTGGACGACCTGGCCGACTACGAGGGCCGGGTCACCGAGAGCCCGGAGACGCTCCGCGAACTGCTGGACCTCCGCGAGGACGTCCTCCGGGACGTGTCGAAGGTGTCGACCTACGCCAACCTGCGGAGCAGCGAGGACACGAGAGAGAGCGAGTACCAGGCCATGTCGGCCCGGGCGGAGTCGCTCGCGGCCGACGCCCGGAGCGCCGTCAGCTTCCTCGAACCCGAACTGCAGGAGCTCGACCGGTCGGAGCTGGACGCCTTCGTCGAGGCCGACCCCGCGCTGGCCGAGTACGAACACTACTTCGACGACGTGTTCCGGAGCAAGCCCCACACCCGCTCGAAGGAGGTGGAGGAACTGCTCGCGGACCTCTCGGACGTGACCGACGCGGCCAGCGAGGTGTACTCGATGCTCTCGAACGCGGACATGGAGTTCCCGACGGTCGAGGACTCCGAGGGCGAGTCGGTCGAGATCTCGCTCGGTAACTTCACGAAACTCCAGAAGCGGCCGAACCGCGCGTTCCGGCGCGAGGTCCACGAGGCCTTCTACGACCGCTGGGAGGAGGTGCGAAACGGCGTGGGGACGGCGCTGACGAAGAGCGTGACCACGGACGTGAAACTCGCCCGCGCCCGCAACTACGACACCGCCCGCGAGGCGGCGCTCGACGGCCCGAACGTCCCGGTCGAGGTGTACGACACCCTCGTCGAGACGGTGCGGGAGAACCTCGACTACCTCCACCGACACGCCGACCTGAAGGCCGAGGCGCTCGGCGTCGAGGACCTGCAGATGTGGGACCTCTACGCCCCGATGGCGGCCGGCGATCCCCCGGAGATCCCCTACGAGCGGGCGGTGGAACACGTCGTCGACGCCGTGGAACCGCTCGGCGCGGCGTATCAGGAGCGGATGGCCGAGGGACTGGACTCCCGGTGGGTCGACGTCTACGAGAACCGGGGCAAGCGCTCTGGCGCGTTCTCGGCGGGCACCTACGACACCCAGCCGTTCATCCTGCTGAACTACCAGGACGACGTGGCCTCGATGTTCACGCTGGCTCACGAACTCGGCCACTCGATGCACTCGGAGCTGACGAACGAGGCCCAGCCGTGGCAGTACAGCAGTTACGACATCTTCGTCGCCGAGGTGGCGAGTACGGTCAACGAGACGCTGCTGACCCACCACCTGCTGGAGACGGTGGACGACGAGGCGTTCCGCCGGCACGTCCTCGACGAGTACCTCGAACGCTTCCGGTCGACGCTGTACCGCCAGACCATGTTCGCGGAGTTCGAACTCCGCATCCACGAGGTGATCGAGGAGGACGGCGCGCTCACCCCGGACCGCTTCGACGAGCTCTACCGCGAGCTGAAGGCGGAGTTCTACGAGCCGGCGGTGATCGACGACCGGATCGCCCGCGAGTGGATGCGGATCCCCCACTTCTACTACGGCTACTACGTCTACCAGTACAGCACGGGGATCAGCGCGGCGACGGCCATCGTCGAGCGCATCCGCGAGGAGGGGGAGCCGGCGGCGGCGGACTACCGCGAGGCCCTGCGACTCGGCGGGAGCGCCTACCCGCTGGAGGTGCTGGAGACGGCGGGTGTCGACATGCGAACGTCGGCTCCCATCGAGGACGCCCTCGACGTGTACGGCACGTATCTCGACGAGATGGCGACGCTGATCTGA
- a CDS encoding mandelate racemase/muconate lactonizing enzyme family protein — MVEYASLRDPNAEYTMRDLSAETMGLTASRGDRDVEITDVQTTMVDGNYPWILVRVYTDAGVVGTGESYWGGGDTAIVERMTPFLVGENPLDVDRLYEHLVQKMSGEGSISGKVVSAISGIEIALHDAAGKILGVPAYQLVGGKYRDEVRVYCDCHAGDESEPASNAAEAERVVSDLGYDAIKFDLDVPSGHEKDRANRHLRGPEIDHKVDIVREVCETVGDRADVAFDCHWSFTASSAKRLASAIEEYDVWWLEDPVPPENHEVQEVVTKSTTTPIAVGENVYRKFGQRTLLEPQAVDVVAPDLPRVGGMRETRKIADLADMYYVPVAMHNVASPVGTMASAHVAAAIPNALALEFHSYQLGWWEDLIEEDGLVENGRMAVPEEPGLGVTLDLDAVEEHMVEGEELFDEA, encoded by the coding sequence ATGGTGGAGTACGCCAGCCTCCGCGACCCCAACGCGGAGTACACGATGCGCGATCTGTCGGCGGAGACGATGGGGCTCACCGCGAGCCGGGGCGACAGGGACGTCGAGATCACCGACGTCCAGACGACGATGGTGGACGGCAACTACCCGTGGATCCTCGTCCGCGTCTACACGGACGCGGGGGTCGTGGGCACCGGCGAGTCCTACTGGGGCGGCGGCGACACCGCCATCGTCGAGCGGATGACGCCCTTCCTCGTCGGCGAGAACCCGCTCGACGTCGACCGCCTCTACGAACACCTCGTCCAGAAGATGAGCGGCGAGGGCTCCATCTCCGGGAAGGTCGTCTCGGCCATCTCGGGGATCGAGATCGCCCTCCACGACGCGGCCGGCAAGATCCTGGGCGTGCCGGCCTACCAGCTGGTCGGCGGCAAGTACCGCGACGAGGTGCGGGTCTACTGCGACTGTCACGCCGGCGACGAGTCCGAACCCGCGTCGAACGCCGCGGAGGCCGAGCGCGTCGTCTCGGACCTGGGGTACGACGCGATCAAGTTCGACCTCGACGTGCCCTCGGGCCACGAGAAGGACCGCGCGAACCGCCACCTCCGCGGCCCGGAGATCGACCACAAGGTCGACATCGTGCGGGAAGTCTGCGAGACGGTCGGGGACCGCGCCGACGTCGCCTTCGACTGTCACTGGTCGTTCACGGCGAGTTCGGCGAAGCGGCTCGCGAGCGCCATCGAGGAGTACGACGTCTGGTGGCTCGAGGACCCCGTCCCGCCGGAGAACCACGAGGTGCAGGAGGTGGTGACGAAGTCCACGACGACGCCCATCGCCGTCGGCGAGAACGTCTACCGCAAGTTCGGCCAGCGCACCCTGCTGGAGCCACAGGCGGTCGACGTCGTCGCCCCCGACCTGCCGCGCGTGGGCGGGATGCGCGAGACCCGGAAGATCGCCGATCTGGCCGACATGTACTACGTCCCGGTCGCGATGCACAACGTCGCCTCGCCGGTCGGAACGATGGCCTCGGCCCACGTCGCCGCCGCCATCCCCAACGCCCTCGCGCTGGAGTTTCACTCCTACCAGCTCGGCTGGTGGGAGGACCTGATCGAGGAGGACGGCCTCGTCGAAAACGGTCGCATGGCGGTCCCCGAGGAGCCCGGACTCGGGGTGACGCTCGACCTGGACGCCGTCGAGGAACACATGGTCGAGGGCGAGGAGTTGTTCGACGAAGCGTAG
- a CDS encoding CPBP family intramembrane glutamic endopeptidase has translation MPSLDDHTVARLQAVVVALLVSGIGLGAGVVLVLALSLLLVGLGAEPSPLVLLVVSLVSIQGIAFGSVAVSYLLVRGWSLADLGVRMPSLRDLLFVVGGYVAALAAALAGAVLISVTGVPAGENQVGEFASADPTVLLWLIPASFLLIGPGEELLFRGIVQGRLRETFEPVPGVVLASALFAAIHFAALTGGAGGRLVTVTVLFFPALVFGAVYELTDNLVVPTLVHGAYNATLFAFAYLAFRLSESGSLEEPGRNGAAVLVEAVAALPA, from the coding sequence ATGCCCTCGCTCGACGATCACACGGTCGCCCGTCTGCAGGCGGTCGTCGTCGCCCTGCTGGTGTCCGGTATCGGCCTCGGCGCCGGCGTCGTCCTCGTGCTCGCCCTCTCCCTCCTCTTGGTCGGTCTGGGGGCGGAACCGTCGCCGCTCGTCCTCCTCGTCGTCTCGCTCGTGTCGATCCAGGGGATCGCCTTCGGCAGCGTGGCCGTCAGTTATCTCCTCGTCCGCGGGTGGTCGCTCGCCGACCTCGGCGTCCGGATGCCCTCGCTCCGCGACCTCCTCTTCGTCGTCGGGGGGTACGTGGCGGCGCTCGCGGCCGCCCTCGCCGGCGCGGTCCTCATCAGCGTGACGGGCGTCCCCGCCGGCGAGAACCAGGTCGGCGAGTTCGCCAGCGCCGACCCGACCGTCCTCCTGTGGCTGATCCCCGCCTCCTTCCTCCTCATCGGTCCGGGCGAGGAACTGCTCTTTCGCGGCATCGTGCAGGGGCGCCTCCGCGAGACGTTCGAGCCGGTTCCGGGGGTCGTCCTCGCGAGCGCGCTCTTTGCCGCCATCCACTTCGCGGCCCTGACCGGCGGCGCCGGCGGCCGCCTCGTCACCGTGACGGTCCTCTTTTTCCCCGCGCTGGTCTTCGGCGCCGTCTACGAACTCACCGACAACCTCGTCGTGCCCACGCTCGTCCACGGCGCGTACAACGCGACGCTGTTCGCCTTCGCGTATCTGGCGTTCCGCCTCTCCGAATCGGGATCGCTCGAGGAACCGGGGAGGAACGGGGCGGCCGTCCTCGTCGAAGCCGTGGCCGCGCTTCCGGCGTGA
- the tgtA gene encoding tRNA guanosine(15) transglycosylase TgtA, protein MRDCFETRHGDALGRIGELTVPRAGTAVETPALLPVINPNIRTVSPARLEAEFGVDALITNAYIIRGTEDLRERALAEGLHDMLDFSGAIVTDSGSFQLAEYGDIDVTTREILAFQREIGSDVATPVDVPTPPDAARETAAADLETTERALADAEAVDTGEMLVNAPIQGSTHLDLREAAARHADGTALDVFPVGAVVPLMNDYRYADVVDVVAAAKRGLGADRPVHLFGAGHPMMFALAAAMGCDLFDSAAYAIYARDDRYLTVRGTRHLDDLSYFPCECPVCTSRSPAALRDAPDDERERLLAEHNLHVSLGEIRRIKDAIREGNLLELVETRARAHPAMLDGYRALLDHAEQLERHDPAAKGVFFYCSTESARRPEVVRHHDRIARLDAPETLLLTEGNAPSGDRFDAAWRLLPPFGPVPRALSETYPFTAELPERVDPAAREAAARGVARLVDANPDTAVTVAHDGWSDSALDLLPASVTVEPLGGRPDRDGDGA, encoded by the coding sequence ATGCGCGACTGCTTCGAGACCCGCCACGGCGACGCCCTGGGTCGGATCGGGGAGTTGACCGTCCCCCGCGCCGGCACGGCCGTCGAGACGCCGGCCCTGCTGCCCGTCATCAACCCGAACATCCGGACGGTGTCGCCGGCCCGTCTCGAAGCCGAGTTCGGCGTCGACGCCCTCATCACCAACGCCTACATCATCCGCGGGACCGAGGACCTCCGCGAGCGAGCGCTGGCGGAGGGGCTCCACGACATGCTCGACTTCTCCGGCGCCATCGTCACGGACTCCGGCTCCTTCCAGTTGGCCGAGTACGGCGACATCGACGTGACGACCCGCGAGATTCTGGCGTTCCAGCGCGAGATCGGTTCGGACGTGGCGACGCCGGTCGACGTGCCGACGCCGCCCGACGCCGCCCGCGAGACGGCCGCGGCGGACCTGGAGACCACCGAGCGGGCCCTCGCGGACGCCGAAGCGGTCGACACCGGCGAGATGCTGGTCAACGCGCCGATCCAGGGGTCGACCCACCTCGACCTCCGGGAGGCCGCCGCCCGCCACGCCGACGGCACGGCCCTGGACGTGTTCCCCGTGGGCGCCGTCGTCCCGCTGATGAACGACTACCGGTACGCGGACGTGGTGGACGTGGTCGCGGCCGCCAAGCGGGGCCTCGGCGCCGACCGGCCCGTCCACCTCTTCGGCGCCGGCCATCCCATGATGTTCGCGCTCGCGGCCGCGATGGGGTGTGACCTCTTCGACTCCGCCGCCTACGCCATCTACGCCCGCGACGACCGCTATCTCACCGTCCGCGGGACGCGCCACCTCGACGACCTGAGCTACTTCCCCTGCGAGTGTCCCGTCTGTACCTCGCGCTCGCCCGCGGCGCTCCGGGACGCCCCCGACGACGAGCGCGAGCGTCTGCTCGCCGAGCACAACCTGCACGTCTCCCTCGGCGAAATCCGGCGGATCAAGGACGCCATCCGCGAGGGGAACCTCCTCGAACTCGTCGAGACGCGCGCCCGGGCACACCCCGCGATGCTCGACGGCTACCGGGCGCTGCTGGATCACGCCGAACAGCTAGAGCGTCACGACCCCGCCGCCAAGGGCGTCTTCTTCTACTGCTCGACCGAGAGCGCCCGCCGACCCGAGGTGGTCCGCCACCACGACCGGATCGCCCGCCTCGACGCGCCCGAGACCCTGCTCCTCACCGAGGGGAACGCTCCCTCCGGCGACCGCTTCGACGCCGCCTGGCGCCTCCTGCCGCCCTTCGGCCCGGTGCCGCGAGCGCTCTCGGAGACCTATCCCTTCACGGCCGAACTTCCGGAGCGGGTCGATCCGGCCGCCCGGGAGGCCGCCGCCCGCGGGGTCGCCCGCCTGGTCGACGCCAACCCCGACACGGCGGTGACGGTCGCCCACGACGGCTGGTCGGACTCGGCGCTCGACCTGCTCCCCGCGTCGGTGACGGTCGAACCCCTCGGGGGGCGGCCGGACCGCGACGGGGACGGCGCCTGA
- a CDS encoding pyridoxamine 5'-phosphate oxidase family protein, translating to MTEYTGEWDRAGVAAFLADARIPIRVACRTPAGGLWMLSLWYDFDADAGAFVCATSAAADVVEYLRADDGVAVEVSTNEPPYRGVRGCGSATVAPDDDKATLRALLERYLGGTDSSLARRLLDPARDEVRIRIDPVRLYSWDFTDRMRDVSAAE from the coding sequence ATGACCGAGTACACCGGCGAGTGGGACCGCGCGGGGGTCGCGGCGTTCCTGGCCGACGCGCGGATCCCGATCCGGGTGGCCTGTCGGACGCCCGCGGGCGGCCTGTGGATGCTCTCGCTGTGGTACGACTTCGACGCCGACGCCGGCGCGTTCGTCTGTGCCACCTCCGCGGCGGCGGACGTCGTCGAGTACCTCCGCGCGGACGACGGCGTCGCCGTCGAGGTGTCGACCAACGAGCCACCGTACCGTGGCGTTCGCGGCTGTGGGTCGGCGACGGTCGCCCCCGACGACGACAAGGCGACCCTGCGTGCCCTGCTGGAGCGATATCTCGGCGGCACCGACTCGTCGCTCGCCAGACGGCTCCTCGACCCGGCGCGGGACGAGGTGCGGATCCGGATCGACCCCGTCCGGCTCTACTCGTGGGACTTCACCGACCGGATGCGCGACGTGAGCGCGGCGGAGTGA